The following are encoded together in the Dyella terrae genome:
- a CDS encoding GNAT family N-acetyltransferase → MDENLHISTDKNQLDLALIHGFLSTGSTWAQGIPLSTVRRSIEHSLCFGGYVSGNQVAFARVISDFATFANLVDVFVLPDHRGKAYGKLMVDAVLEHPDLQGLRRFTLATFDAHELYARHGFTVPSRPETLMEIYRPDIYQLARF, encoded by the coding sequence ATGGACGAGAACCTGCACATCTCCACCGACAAGAATCAGCTCGATCTGGCGCTGATTCATGGGTTTCTTTCGACCGGGTCCACCTGGGCGCAAGGCATTCCACTGTCGACGGTGCGTCGGTCCATCGAACACTCGCTGTGCTTTGGCGGCTACGTGAGCGGCAATCAGGTGGCGTTTGCGCGAGTCATTTCTGACTTTGCGACATTCGCCAACCTGGTCGACGTGTTTGTACTGCCCGATCATCGCGGCAAGGCTTACGGCAAGCTCATGGTGGATGCGGTGTTGGAGCATCCGGATCTCCAAGGGTTGCGCCGTTTCACGCTGGCCACCTTCGATGCTCATGAGCTTTACGCCCGGCACGGTTTTACCGTGCCTTCACGTCCCGAGACGCTGATGGAAATCTATCGGCCGGACATCTACCAGCTGGCTCGTTTCTGA
- a CDS encoding acetylornithine deacetylase, whose protein sequence is MSALLDDTLRHLRALVSYDTRNPPREIGTGGIFDYLRENLPGFDVSVTDYGAGAVTLYAVRGNPKVLFNVHLDTVPDSPHWTASPHELRVTEDRAIGLGACDIKGAAAALVAVANVTQGDMALLLSTDEEANDPRCIAGFLKDKPAYDAIIVAEPTKGEAVLAHRGIHSVHMRFKGSAGHASGEQKPSDSAVHQAVRWSAAALDYVDKQAHERFGGLTGLRFNIGRVDGGIKANMIAPSAEVRFGFRPLPTMAPDQLLQTFRTLVEPQPVSFEELFRGDSLPAGDTATAEARRLAARDLADELNIPIGNAVDFWTEAALFSAAGYISFVYGPGDIAQAHTADEWVSLEQLKHYADTIHRIIDKS, encoded by the coding sequence ATGAGCGCACTACTCGACGACACCCTTCGACATCTTCGCGCGCTGGTCAGCTACGACACGCGCAATCCGCCGCGCGAAATTGGCACCGGCGGCATCTTCGATTACCTGCGGGAGAACCTGCCGGGCTTCGACGTCAGCGTGACCGATTACGGCGCAGGCGCTGTGACGCTGTATGCCGTGCGTGGAAACCCCAAGGTGCTGTTCAACGTGCACTTGGATACGGTGCCGGATTCGCCGCACTGGACGGCGAGCCCGCACGAGCTTCGCGTAACGGAAGATCGCGCCATTGGCCTCGGTGCCTGCGACATCAAGGGTGCGGCCGCTGCCTTGGTGGCGGTCGCCAACGTCACCCAGGGCGACATGGCGCTGCTGCTTTCGACCGATGAGGAAGCGAACGATCCGCGTTGCATCGCCGGCTTCCTCAAGGACAAGCCCGCGTACGACGCCATCATCGTGGCCGAGCCGACCAAGGGCGAAGCGGTTCTTGCGCACCGTGGCATCCATTCCGTGCATATGCGCTTCAAGGGCAGTGCAGGGCATGCCTCGGGCGAGCAGAAGCCCAGCGACAGCGCCGTGCATCAGGCGGTACGCTGGAGCGCGGCAGCGCTGGATTACGTGGATAAACAGGCCCACGAGCGCTTCGGTGGACTCACCGGTCTGCGCTTCAACATTGGCCGCGTGGACGGCGGCATCAAGGCGAACATGATCGCCCCGTCGGCGGAGGTGCGTTTTGGTTTTCGTCCGCTGCCGACCATGGCGCCAGATCAGTTGCTGCAGACCTTCCGCACGCTGGTCGAGCCGCAGCCGGTGTCGTTCGAGGAGCTGTTCCGCGGTGATTCGCTACCGGCCGGTGACACGGCCACTGCGGAAGCCCGTCGTCTGGCCGCGCGGGACCTGGCGGACGAGCTCAACATTCCCATCGGCAATGCCGTGGACTTCTGGACAGAGGCGGCCCTGTTCTCCGCCGCTGGCTACATCAGTTTCGTTTACGGCCCCGGCGACATCGCGCAGGCGCATACCGCCGACGAGTGGGTCTCGCTCGAACAGCTGAAGCACTACGCCGACACCATTCATCGCATCATCGACAAGAGCTAA